One Mycolicibacterium goodii genomic region harbors:
- a CDS encoding histidine phosphatase family protein, protein MSEVVRLSLVAHAMTDAVAAGRFPVDEPLNELGHRQTDAVEMAAFDTAFCGPEKRARQTAELLGLKAEVRTELADLDCGSWRGNVLGGVDPADLAVWLTDPTSAPHGGESIVGLVDRVRRWLQTVSTHRGTLIAVTHPAVVRAVILVALDAPPKSFWRIDIAPVSRTVLHYRGDAWTLRSN, encoded by the coding sequence GTGAGTGAGGTCGTCCGGCTGTCGCTGGTCGCGCATGCGATGACCGATGCGGTGGCAGCCGGACGATTTCCCGTCGACGAGCCGCTCAACGAGCTGGGGCACCGGCAGACCGACGCGGTCGAGATGGCCGCCTTCGACACGGCTTTCTGCGGACCCGAGAAGCGGGCCAGACAGACCGCCGAGCTGCTCGGCCTGAAGGCCGAGGTTCGCACCGAGCTCGCCGATCTGGACTGTGGCAGCTGGCGCGGCAATGTGCTCGGCGGCGTCGATCCTGCCGACCTCGCGGTGTGGCTCACCGATCCCACCAGCGCGCCGCACGGCGGCGAATCGATCGTGGGGCTCGTCGACCGGGTGCGACGCTGGCTGCAGACGGTCTCGACGCACCGTGGCACGCTGATCGCGGTGACGCATCCCGCCGTGGTCCGCGCGGTGATCCTGGTGGCGCTCGATGCGCCGCCGAAGTCCTTCTGGCGCATCGACATCGCCCCGGTCAGCCGGACGGTGCTGCACTATCGCGGCGACGCATGGACCCTGCGGAGCAACTGA
- a CDS encoding CbtB domain-containing protein, with translation MTSPTHQGVAPAVDLSATKAALWLSLTAFLALVVLYFVGLDQGATSVFGNNTYVHEFVHDARHLLGFPCH, from the coding sequence ATGACTTCTCCGACACACCAGGGCGTCGCGCCCGCAGTCGATCTCTCGGCCACCAAGGCCGCGCTGTGGCTGTCCCTGACCGCCTTCCTGGCTCTGGTCGTGCTGTACTTCGTCGGGCTCGATCAGGGCGCGACCTCGGTGTTCGGCAACAACACCTACGTGCACGAGTTCGTGCACGATGCCCGGCACCTGCTCGGCTTCCCGTGCCACTGA
- the panC gene encoding pantoate--beta-alanine ligase, with the protein MTINRSPKFSSGELNVYSAPADVAAVTRALRTSGRRIVLVPTMGALHEGHLTLVRAAKRTPGAVVVVSIFVNPLQFGAGEDLDAYPRTLEDDLAALRTEGVEIAFTPGRSDMYPSGTRTSVHPGPLGDDLEGASRPGHFAGVLTVVLKLFEIVRPDRAYFGEKDYQQLTLLRQMVADLNLDVKIVGVPTVRESDGLALSSRNRYLDTDQREQAGALSAALLAGKYAAAGGAEAAVDAARAVLDEVPALEVDYLQVRDPMLGPAPAEGQARLLVAARLGRTRLIDNIAIDVGASAGIDGHPRVGNDQNHELPWRN; encoded by the coding sequence ATGACCATCAACCGATCACCGAAGTTCAGCTCCGGTGAGCTCAACGTGTACTCGGCGCCTGCCGACGTCGCCGCGGTCACCCGTGCGTTGCGGACCTCGGGGCGGCGCATCGTGCTCGTGCCGACCATGGGCGCGCTGCACGAGGGCCACCTGACGCTGGTGCGCGCGGCCAAACGGACGCCGGGTGCGGTCGTCGTGGTGTCGATCTTCGTCAACCCCCTGCAGTTCGGCGCAGGCGAGGATCTCGATGCGTATCCGCGCACGCTCGAAGACGATCTGGCCGCGCTGCGCACCGAGGGTGTCGAGATCGCCTTCACACCGGGAAGATCCGACATGTACCCCAGCGGCACGCGCACCAGCGTTCATCCCGGGCCGCTCGGTGACGATCTCGAAGGTGCATCGCGCCCAGGTCATTTCGCTGGAGTGCTGACGGTCGTGCTCAAGTTGTTCGAGATCGTGCGTCCCGATCGCGCGTACTTCGGCGAGAAGGACTACCAGCAGCTCACGCTGCTGCGCCAGATGGTGGCCGACCTCAACCTCGACGTCAAGATCGTCGGTGTGCCAACGGTGCGCGAGTCCGACGGCCTGGCGCTGTCGTCGCGCAACCGCTACCTCGACACGGATCAACGTGAACAGGCCGGCGCGCTGTCGGCCGCGCTGCTCGCCGGGAAGTACGCCGCCGCAGGCGGTGCCGAGGCCGCGGTCGACGCGGCGCGGGCCGTGCTCGACGAGGTGCCCGCGCTCGAGGTCGACTATCTGCAGGTACGCGATCCCATGCTGGGCCCCGCGCCGGCAGAGGGGCAGGCCCGCCTGCTGGTGGCCGCGCGGCTGGGCCGCACCCGGTTGATCGACAACATCGCGATCGACGTCGGCGCGTCCGCAGGCATCGACGGCCATCCCCGGGTCGGCAACGACCAGAATCACGAACTGCCCTGGAGGAACTGA
- a CDS encoding Rossmann-like and DUF2520 domain-containing protein translates to MEQPPVSGWSPPDGLRPARLSVGIISAGRVGTALGYALERVEHVVVACSAISRASRRRAERRLPDTAILPVHDVARRAELLLLSVPDAELSGLIGGLATTGSVRPGTIVVHTSGANGVGILAPLTEQGCVPLAIHPAMTFTGADEDISRLPDTCFGITAADEIGYAIGQSLVLEIGGEPFRVREDARSQYHAALAHGSNHLVTLVLDAVDALRSSLRGQELLGQEIVGDQPGGLAERVLAPLARAALENALQRGPSALTGPVARGDAAAVAAHLAALGEVEPQLAQSYRANSLRTAQRAHAPEEVFAVLSEASRE, encoded by the coding sequence ATGGAGCAGCCCCCCGTGAGCGGGTGGTCCCCGCCCGACGGACTGCGCCCGGCCCGGTTGAGCGTGGGGATCATCTCGGCAGGCCGGGTCGGTACCGCGCTCGGGTACGCCCTGGAACGGGTCGAGCACGTGGTGGTGGCGTGCAGCGCCATCTCACGTGCGTCGCGCCGGCGCGCCGAGCGCAGGCTGCCCGACACCGCGATCCTGCCCGTGCACGATGTCGCGCGACGGGCCGAACTGCTGCTGTTGAGCGTGCCCGACGCCGAACTGTCCGGTCTCATCGGTGGTTTGGCGACGACGGGTTCGGTGCGGCCCGGCACCATCGTGGTGCACACCTCGGGCGCCAACGGCGTCGGAATCCTCGCGCCGCTCACCGAACAGGGATGTGTCCCACTGGCGATCCATCCCGCGATGACGTTCACCGGTGCCGACGAGGACATCTCGCGGCTGCCCGACACCTGCTTCGGCATCACCGCGGCCGACGAGATCGGTTACGCCATCGGCCAGTCGCTCGTGCTGGAGATCGGCGGTGAACCGTTCCGCGTGCGTGAGGACGCCAGGTCGCAGTACCACGCGGCGCTCGCGCACGGCAGCAACCATCTGGTGACGCTGGTGCTCGATGCCGTCGATGCGCTGCGGTCGTCGCTGCGCGGACAGGAGCTGCTGGGCCAGGAAATCGTCGGTGACCAACCGGGTGGTCTGGCCGAACGGGTCCTGGCGCCGCTGGCGCGTGCGGCGCTGGAGAACGCGCTGCAGCGCGGCCCGTCCGCCCTCACCGGGCCGGTCGCTCGCGGCGACGCCGCAGCGGTGGCCGCGCATCTGGCTGCGCTCGGAGAGGTGGAACCCCAACTGGCACAGTCATACCGGGCGAACTCACTGCGAACCGCCCAGCGTGCTCATGCACCCGAAGAGGTCTTCGCGGTGCTGTCGGAAGCGAGTCGAGAATGA
- the lsr2 gene encoding histone-like nucleoid-structuring protein Lsr2, whose protein sequence is MAKKVTVTLVDDFDGEATADETVEFGLDGVTYEIDLSAKNAAKLRNDLKQWVEAGRRVGGRKRGRAATTTSRGRGAIDREQSAAIREWARRNGHNVSTRGRIPADVIDAFHAAT, encoded by the coding sequence ATGGCGAAGAAAGTGACCGTCACGCTGGTCGATGATTTCGACGGTGAGGCCACGGCCGACGAAACGGTCGAATTCGGCCTCGATGGTGTGACCTACGAGATCGACCTTTCCGCGAAAAATGCCGCAAAGTTGCGCAACGACCTGAAGCAGTGGGTCGAGGCCGGCCGCCGGGTCGGCGGGCGTAAGCGTGGGCGTGCGGCCACCACCACGAGCCGCGGGCGCGGCGCCATCGATCGTGAACAGAGCGCCGCCATCCGCGAGTGGGCCCGCCGCAACGGACACAATGTGTCGACCCGCGGCCGGATCCCCGCCGACGTGATCGACGCGTTTCACGCGGCAACATAG
- a CDS encoding type III pantothenate kinase, translated as MLLAIDVRNTHTVVGLISGSGDHAKVVQQWRIRTESEVTADELALTIDGLIGDDSERLTGAAGLSTVPSVLHEVRVMLEQYWPNVPHVLIEPGVRTGIPLLVDNPKEVGADRIVNCLAAYHKYGTAAIVVDFGSSICVDVVSAKGEFLGGAIAPGVQVSSDAAAARSAALRRVELTRPRSVIGKNTVECMQAGAVFGFAGLVDGLVNRIRDDVDGFSGTDVAVVATGHTAPLLLPDLRTVEHYDRHLTLDGLRLVFERNRANQRGKLKPAR; from the coding sequence GTGCTACTCGCGATCGACGTCCGTAACACCCACACCGTCGTCGGCCTGATCTCGGGATCCGGCGACCACGCAAAAGTGGTGCAGCAGTGGCGGATCCGCACCGAATCCGAGGTCACCGCGGACGAGTTGGCGCTCACCATCGACGGTCTCATCGGTGACGACTCGGAACGCCTGACCGGCGCGGCCGGCCTGTCGACGGTCCCGTCGGTGCTGCACGAGGTGCGGGTGATGCTCGAGCAGTACTGGCCCAACGTGCCGCACGTCCTGATCGAACCCGGTGTGCGCACCGGCATCCCGCTGCTGGTCGACAACCCCAAAGAGGTGGGGGCGGACCGGATCGTGAACTGCCTCGCGGCCTATCACAAGTACGGAACCGCGGCGATCGTGGTGGACTTCGGCTCGTCGATCTGCGTCGACGTGGTCTCGGCCAAGGGCGAGTTCCTCGGCGGCGCGATCGCACCCGGTGTGCAGGTGTCGTCCGACGCCGCTGCGGCCCGTTCGGCGGCGCTGCGCCGCGTCGAGTTGACCCGGCCCCGCTCGGTGATCGGAAAGAACACCGTCGAGTGCATGCAGGCCGGCGCGGTGTTCGGGTTCGCCGGCCTGGTCGACGGCCTGGTGAACCGCATCCGTGACGACGTGGACGGTTTCTCCGGCACCGATGTGGCCGTGGTCGCCACCGGGCACACCGCACCGCTGCTCCTGCCCGATCTGCGCACCGTCGAGCACTACGACCGCCATCTCACGCTCGACGGTCTGCGGCTGGTGTTCGAGCGCAACCGCGCCAACCAGCGGGGCAAGCTCAAGCCCGCCCGCTGA
- the lysS gene encoding lysine--tRNA ligase: MTPADRDDTSQPQADIPEQFRIRQEKRERLLAQGHDPYPVKVDRTHTLAELRRAYPDLAADTQTGQIVGISGRVVFARNSGKLCFATLQEGDGTQLQVMISLAQVGAEALDSWKSDVDLGDIVFVHGEVISSKRGELSVLADRWQMAAKALRPLPVAHKEMSEEARVRQRYVDLIVRPEARTIARQRVAVVRAVRSALERRGFLEVETPMLQTLAGGAAARPFITHSNALDIDLYLRIAPELFLKRCLVGGFEKVFELNRNFRNEGVDSTHSPEFAMLETYQAYGDYNDSATVTRELIQEVADEAIGTRQVPLPDGTVYDLDGEWDTVEMYPSLSEALGEEITPETPAEKLWQIADRLEVEIPRDRGYGHGKLIEELWEHTVGDTLWAPTFVRDFPVETTPLTRAHRTIPGVTEKWDLYVRKFELATGYSELIDPVIQRERFEAQARAAAAGDDEAMVLDDDFLAALEYAMPPTTGTGMGIDRLMMALTGLSIRETVLFPIVRRHSN; this comes from the coding sequence GTGACCCCAGCCGATCGTGACGACACGTCCCAGCCGCAGGCCGATATCCCCGAGCAGTTCCGGATCCGTCAGGAGAAGCGGGAGCGGCTACTCGCGCAGGGCCACGATCCGTATCCGGTGAAGGTCGACCGCACCCACACGCTGGCCGAGCTGCGCAGGGCCTACCCCGATCTGGCCGCCGACACGCAGACCGGCCAGATCGTCGGCATCTCGGGTCGCGTGGTGTTTGCCCGCAACTCCGGCAAACTGTGCTTCGCGACGCTGCAGGAGGGCGACGGCACCCAACTGCAGGTCATGATCAGCCTCGCGCAGGTGGGCGCCGAAGCGCTCGATTCCTGGAAGAGTGACGTGGACCTCGGCGACATCGTGTTCGTCCACGGCGAAGTGATCAGCTCCAAGCGTGGCGAATTGTCGGTGCTCGCCGATCGATGGCAGATGGCGGCCAAGGCGCTGCGCCCACTTCCGGTTGCTCACAAGGAGATGAGCGAAGAAGCTCGGGTCCGTCAGCGCTATGTCGATCTCATCGTCCGGCCCGAGGCCCGCACGATTGCCCGGCAACGCGTCGCGGTGGTCCGTGCCGTGCGTTCGGCGCTCGAACGGCGTGGATTCCTCGAGGTCGAGACCCCGATGCTGCAGACGCTGGCAGGCGGCGCGGCCGCACGGCCGTTCATCACACATTCCAATGCGCTCGACATCGATCTATACCTGCGGATCGCACCGGAACTTTTCCTCAAGCGCTGCCTGGTGGGCGGTTTCGAGAAGGTTTTCGAGCTGAATCGCAACTTTCGGAACGAGGGTGTGGATTCCACACACTCGCCGGAATTCGCGATGCTGGAGACATATCAGGCTTACGGTGACTACAACGATTCCGCGACCGTCACCCGTGAACTTATTCAGGAGGTCGCGGACGAGGCGATCGGCACGCGTCAGGTGCCATTGCCCGATGGCACTGTCTACGACCTCGACGGTGAATGGGACACCGTGGAAATGTACCCGTCTCTGTCGGAGGCACTCGGCGAGGAGATCACACCCGAGACACCTGCCGAGAAGTTGTGGCAGATTGCCGACCGGCTCGAGGTCGAGATTCCCCGCGACCGCGGTTACGGACACGGAAAATTGATCGAAGAACTATGGGAGCACACGGTCGGTGACACGTTGTGGGCCCCGACGTTCGTGCGCGACTTCCCGGTCGAGACGACACCGCTCACCCGGGCGCATCGCACCATTCCAGGGGTCACCGAGAAGTGGGACCTCTACGTGAGGAAATTCGAACTCGCGACGGGATACTCCGAACTCATCGATCCGGTAATCCAGCGCGAGCGTTTCGAGGCCCAGGCCCGCGCCGCCGCGGCGGGCGACGATGAGGCAATGGTTCTCGATGACGATTTCCTGGCCGCATTGGAGTACGCGATGCCACCGACGACAGGAACGGGAATGGGCATCGATAGGTTGATGATGGCGTTGACAGGGTTGTCTATTAGAGAGACGGTTTTGTTCCCGATTGTTCGGCGTCACAGCAACTGA
- the panD gene encoding aspartate 1-decarboxylase — protein sequence MQRTMLKSKIHRATVTQADLHYVGSVTIDADLMEAADLLEGEQVTIVDIDNGARLVTYAITGERGSGVIGINGAAAHLVHPGDLVILIAYGVMDDAEARTHRPRIVFVDSDNRQVDLGAHSDDPAYVPDCADGLLAPR from the coding sequence ATGCAGCGCACGATGCTGAAGTCCAAGATCCACCGGGCCACGGTGACACAGGCCGACCTGCACTACGTCGGTTCGGTCACCATCGACGCCGACCTCATGGAGGCCGCGGATCTGCTCGAAGGCGAGCAGGTGACCATCGTCGACATCGACAACGGCGCGCGGCTGGTCACCTACGCCATCACCGGGGAACGGGGTAGTGGTGTCATCGGGATCAACGGGGCCGCAGCCCATCTGGTACACCCGGGCGATCTGGTGATCCTCATCGCCTACGGCGTGATGGACGACGCCGAGGCCCGCACCCACCGCCCACGCATCGTGTTCGTCGATTCCGACAACAGGCAGGTCGACCTCGGCGCGCACAGTGACGATCCGGCGTATGTGCCGGATTGCGCCGACGGCCTGCTGGCGCCGAGGTAG
- the clpC1 gene encoding ATP-dependent protease ATP-binding subunit ClpC, translating to MFERFTDRARRVVVLAQEEARMLNHNYIGTEHILLGLIHEGEGVAAKSLESLGISLEGVRSQVEEIIGQGQQAPSGHIPFTPRAKKVLELSLREALQLGHNYIGTEHILLGLIREGEGVAAQVLVKLGAELTRVRQQVIQLLSGYQGKEAAEAGTGGRGGESGNPSTSLVLDQFGRNLTAAAMEGKLDPVIGREKEIERVMQVLSRRTKNNPVLIGEPGVGKTAVVEGLAQAIVHGEVPETLKDKQLYTLDLGSLVAGSRYRGDFEERLKKVLKEINTRGDIILFIDELHTLVGAGAAEGAIDAASILKPKLARGELQTIGATTLDEYRKYIEKDAALERRFQPVQVGEPTVEHTIEILKGLRDRYEAHHRVSITDSAMVAAATLADRYINDRFLPDKAIDLIDEAGARMRIRRMTAPPDLREFDEKIADARREKESAIDAQDFEKAAALRDKEKQLVAQRAEREKQWRSGDLDVVAEVDDEQIAEVLGNWTGIPVFKLTEEETTRLLRMEEELHKRIIGQEDAVKAVSKAIRRTRAGLKDPKRPSGSFIFAGPSGVGKTELSKALANFLFGDDDALIQIDMGEFHDRFTASRLFGAPPGYVGYEEGGQLTEKVRRKPFSVVLFDEIEKAHQEIYNSLLQVLEDGRLTDGQGRTVDFKNTVLIFTSNLGTSDISKAVGLGFSQGGSENNYERMKQKVHDELKKHFRPEFLNRIDDIIVFHQLTQDEIIKMVDLMIGRVSNQLKTKDMAMELTDKAKALLAKRGFDPVLGARPLRRTIQREIEDQLSEKILFEEIGPGQLVTVDVEGWDGEGQGEDAKFTFTGGPKRPEAEPDLAGAGAAGATASGTE from the coding sequence ATGTTTGAGAGATTCACCGACCGCGCCCGCAGGGTCGTCGTCCTGGCTCAAGAAGAGGCCCGGATGCTCAACCACAACTACATCGGCACCGAGCACATCCTTTTGGGACTTATTCATGAGGGCGAGGGCGTAGCGGCCAAGTCGCTCGAGTCGCTCGGGATCTCGCTGGAGGGCGTCCGCAGCCAGGTCGAGGAGATCATCGGCCAGGGCCAGCAGGCACCCTCGGGCCACATCCCGTTCACGCCTCGCGCCAAGAAGGTGCTCGAGCTGAGCCTGCGCGAAGCGCTCCAGCTCGGCCACAACTACATCGGCACCGAGCACATCCTGCTCGGCCTGATCCGTGAGGGCGAAGGCGTCGCGGCCCAGGTGCTGGTCAAGCTGGGCGCCGAGTTGACGCGCGTTCGCCAGCAGGTCATCCAGCTGCTCAGCGGCTACCAGGGCAAGGAAGCGGCAGAGGCCGGTACCGGAGGCCGCGGTGGCGAGTCGGGCAACCCGTCGACGTCGCTCGTGCTCGACCAGTTCGGCCGCAACCTGACCGCGGCAGCGATGGAGGGCAAGCTCGATCCGGTCATCGGCCGTGAGAAGGAAATCGAGCGGGTCATGCAGGTGCTGAGCCGCCGCACCAAGAACAACCCGGTGCTGATCGGTGAGCCCGGCGTCGGCAAGACCGCCGTCGTCGAGGGCCTGGCACAGGCCATCGTCCACGGCGAGGTCCCCGAGACGCTCAAGGACAAGCAGCTCTACACCCTCGACCTGGGCTCGCTGGTCGCGGGCAGCCGCTACCGCGGTGACTTCGAGGAACGCCTCAAGAAGGTGCTCAAGGAGATCAACACCCGCGGCGACATCATCCTGTTCATCGACGAGCTGCACACGCTCGTGGGTGCGGGTGCCGCCGAGGGCGCGATCGACGCCGCGAGCATCCTCAAGCCGAAGCTGGCCCGTGGCGAGCTGCAGACGATCGGCGCGACCACCCTCGACGAGTACCGCAAGTACATCGAGAAGGACGCCGCCCTCGAGCGCCGGTTCCAGCCGGTGCAGGTGGGTGAGCCGACCGTCGAGCACACCATCGAGATCCTGAAGGGTCTGCGCGACCGCTACGAGGCGCACCACCGCGTCTCGATCACCGATTCCGCGATGGTCGCGGCCGCCACGCTGGCCGACCGCTACATCAACGACCGGTTCCTGCCGGACAAGGCGATCGACCTGATCGACGAGGCCGGCGCACGCATGCGCATCCGCCGCATGACCGCACCGCCAGACCTGCGCGAGTTCGACGAGAAGATCGCCGACGCCCGCCGGGAGAAGGAGTCCGCGATCGACGCGCAGGACTTCGAGAAGGCCGCGGCCCTGCGTGACAAGGAGAAGCAGCTCGTCGCGCAGCGTGCCGAGCGTGAGAAGCAGTGGCGTTCGGGTGATCTGGATGTCGTGGCCGAGGTCGACGACGAGCAGATCGCCGAGGTGCTGGGCAACTGGACCGGTATCCCTGTGTTCAAGCTGACCGAGGAGGAGACGACTCGGCTGCTGCGCATGGAGGAGGAGCTGCACAAGCGGATCATCGGACAAGAGGACGCCGTCAAGGCCGTCAGCAAGGCCATCCGCCGTACGCGTGCCGGCCTGAAGGATCCCAAGCGTCCGTCCGGCTCGTTCATTTTCGCCGGCCCGTCCGGTGTCGGTAAGACCGAGCTGTCCAAGGCGCTGGCGAACTTCCTGTTCGGCGACGACGATGCGCTCATCCAGATCGACATGGGCGAGTTCCACGACCGCTTCACCGCGTCGCGGTTGTTCGGTGCCCCCCCGGGCTACGTCGGCTACGAGGAGGGCGGCCAGCTCACCGAGAAGGTGCGCCGCAAGCCGTTCTCCGTGGTGCTGTTCGACGAGATCGAGAAGGCCCACCAGGAGATCTACAACAGCCTGTTGCAGGTCCTCGAGGACGGTCGCCTGACCGACGGTCAGGGTCGCACGGTCGACTTCAAGAACACGGTGCTGATCTTCACGTCGAACCTGGGCACGTCCGACATCTCGAAGGCCGTCGGACTGGGCTTCAGCCAGGGCGGCAGCGAGAACAACTACGAGCGGATGAAGCAGAAGGTTCACGACGAACTGAAGAAGCACTTCCGTCCGGAGTTCCTGAACCGAATCGACGACATCATCGTCTTCCACCAGCTGACGCAGGACGAGATCATCAAGATGGTCGACCTGATGATCGGCCGGGTGTCCAACCAGCTCAAGACCAAGGACATGGCCATGGAGCTCACGGACAAGGCGAAGGCGCTGCTGGCCAAGCGCGGTTTCGATCCGGTGCTGGGCGCCCGCCCGCTGCGCCGCACGATCCAGCGCGAGATCGAGGACCAGCTCTCCGAGAAGATCCTGTTCGAGGAGATCGGACCCGGCCAGTTGGTGACCGTCGACGTCGAGGGCTGGGACGGCGAAGGCCAGGGCGAGGACGCCAAGTTCACCTTCACAGGTGGGCCGAAGCGCCCCGAGGCCGAGCCGGATCTGGCCGGTGCCGGTGCCGCCGGTGCCACGGCTTCCGGAACGGAGTGA
- a CDS encoding serine hydrolase, which yields MRGRATRRSPGRALRPAAGLTAVVAVVAALACGCSERSAPAAEVSYGAHIDTNTPPGLRAKQTMDMLNSDWPIGPVSVGTLAAADKVDDVGVKMDTIWWDRPFRVTSVEIGAGQATLHVLTSYNVAQDIELRTDDAGLVDRFEVNLVPPIINNWSDIDKEITKTGARYSYQVSKVHPGAGGPGRCEVVAGTNTDMSLPLASIFKLYVLLAVSDAVKAGTLSWDDKLTITKDGKALGSAGLDKLPPGAQITVRTAAQQMISASDNMATDLLIERMGPRAVERALVTAGHHDPASMTPFPTMHQVFSVGWGEPNLREQWKNASREDRIKLFQQTNSRPYQPDPNRTHTPASNDGLEWFGSAEDICRVHAALQASAVGPAAPVKDILSALPGIDLDPAKWTYIGAKGGNLPGDLTFSWYAVDHTGQPWVVSFQLNWPQFRSSTAAGWLLQIAKRAFALAPVG from the coding sequence TTGCGGGGTCGGGCGACAAGGCGTAGCCCAGGCCGGGCACTTCGGCCCGCTGCCGGCCTGACGGCCGTCGTGGCGGTCGTCGCTGCCCTGGCTTGCGGCTGTTCAGAACGTTCGGCTCCCGCAGCCGAGGTGTCGTACGGCGCTCATATCGACACCAACACCCCGCCGGGTCTACGCGCCAAGCAGACGATGGACATGCTCAACTCGGACTGGCCCATCGGTCCGGTGAGCGTGGGCACACTCGCGGCTGCCGACAAGGTCGACGACGTCGGCGTCAAGATGGACACCATCTGGTGGGACCGCCCGTTCCGCGTCACGTCGGTCGAGATCGGCGCGGGCCAGGCGACGCTGCACGTGCTCACGTCCTACAACGTCGCGCAGGACATCGAACTGCGCACCGACGACGCCGGCCTGGTCGACCGCTTCGAGGTGAACCTCGTCCCGCCGATCATCAACAACTGGTCGGACATCGACAAGGAGATCACCAAGACCGGCGCGCGCTACTCCTACCAGGTCTCCAAGGTGCATCCCGGCGCCGGCGGCCCCGGCAGGTGCGAAGTGGTGGCTGGCACCAACACCGACATGTCCCTGCCGCTGGCATCGATCTTCAAACTCTATGTGCTGCTTGCTGTCTCGGACGCGGTCAAAGCGGGCACGCTGAGCTGGGACGACAAGCTGACCATCACCAAGGACGGCAAGGCACTCGGTTCGGCCGGCCTCGACAAGCTGCCGCCCGGTGCCCAGATCACGGTGCGCACGGCGGCCCAGCAGATGATCTCGGCGAGCGACAACATGGCCACCGACCTGCTGATCGAGCGAATGGGCCCCCGCGCGGTCGAGCGCGCGCTGGTGACCGCCGGACACCACGATCCGGCCAGCATGACGCCGTTTCCCACCATGCATCAGGTGTTCTCGGTCGGCTGGGGCGAACCGAACCTGCGTGAGCAGTGGAAGAACGCCTCCCGCGAGGACCGCATCAAGCTGTTCCAGCAGACCAATTCCCGCCCATACCAACCGGATCCGAACCGCACCCACACCCCCGCGTCGAACGACGGGCTGGAGTGGTTCGGCAGTGCCGAAGACATCTGCCGCGTGCACGCCGCGCTGCAGGCGTCGGCCGTCGGTCCGGCCGCGCCGGTCAAGGACATCCTGTCCGCGCTGCCCGGCATCGACCTGGACCCGGCGAAGTGGACCTACATCGGCGCCAAGGGCGGCAATCTGCCCGGCGACCTGACGTTCAGCTGGTACGCGGTGGACCACACCGGACAGCCGTGGGTGGTGAGCTTCCAGCTGAACTGGCCGCAGTTCCGGAGTTCGACCGCGGCGGGCTGGCTGCTGCAGATCGCCAAGCGGGCCTTCGCGCTCGCCCCCGTGGGTTGA
- a CDS encoding CbtA family protein gives MEKHIIGRGLLAGALGGLLAFVFARIFVEPVIERAIAFEEGVGEAHAHDHGAGGGHDHGIELFSRGVQANIGLGFGVIAFAVAMGALFAVAYCVAYGRVGTVSPRMLSVLLAGGMFLSLYVVPSLKYPPNPPAVSLDETIQQRTLLYLLLVVVSAALLVAAVYLGRRLVGRFGTWNATLLAAGGYIVAMAVVMLVLPTIDETPGPLEDHGHIIFGGFPADDLYDFRLYSLLTQLVMWATIGLVFAPMAARLLGERPGSRQAGLAA, from the coding sequence ATGGAAAAGCACATCATCGGGCGCGGTCTGTTGGCCGGCGCCCTAGGTGGGCTGCTCGCGTTCGTGTTCGCGCGGATCTTCGTCGAACCCGTCATCGAGCGCGCGATCGCGTTCGAGGAGGGCGTCGGGGAGGCCCACGCGCACGACCACGGCGCGGGCGGTGGCCACGACCACGGCATCGAGTTGTTCAGTCGCGGGGTGCAGGCGAACATCGGCCTGGGTTTCGGTGTCATCGCGTTCGCCGTCGCGATGGGTGCGTTGTTCGCGGTGGCCTACTGCGTGGCGTACGGCCGCGTGGGAACCGTGTCGCCGAGGATGCTGTCGGTGCTGCTGGCCGGCGGCATGTTCCTGTCGCTGTATGTCGTGCCGTCGCTGAAGTACCCGCCCAACCCGCCTGCGGTCAGCCTCGACGAGACCATCCAGCAGCGCACCCTGCTCTACCTGCTGCTCGTGGTGGTGTCCGCGGCGCTGCTGGTGGCCGCGGTGTACCTGGGCCGACGACTGGTCGGCAGGTTCGGCACGTGGAACGCCACGCTGCTCGCCGCCGGCGGCTACATCGTGGCGATGGCGGTCGTCATGTTGGTGCTACCGACGATCGACGAGACGCCAGGCCCGCTGGAGGACCACGGGCACATCATCTTCGGCGGCTTCCCGGCGGACGATCTGTACGACTTCCGGTTGTATTCGTTGCTGACGCAGCTGGTGATGTGGGCGACGATCGGACTGGTGTTCGCGCCGATGGCGGCCCGGCTGCTCGGTGAACGTCCCGGCAGCCGGCAGGCGGGCCTCGCGGCGTGA